The following are encoded in a window of Drosophila simulans strain w501 chromosome 3L, Prin_Dsim_3.1, whole genome shotgun sequence genomic DNA:
- the LOC6739118 gene encoding uncharacterized protein LOC6739118 translates to MGSTLQSLIQLLYIFYSRNMVFMPALNLLVYNVLLGYISTEINRIINVSTAQTSLWQHIPIIGQMFAPLEPETHYGVEFGERMWNFNLYINIFLLLPAFFQIYHISLLVALVLMWNCYLHQCLAAFHLKMVWHLWWSDLCWSYYVPLVFFGFLMTMLHFSLIIATVMYQMQIDGDPKPRIQPEALPEQQPHPTEKIQKRMPVDQPIGL, encoded by the exons ATGGGATCAACCCTTCAAAGTCTGATACAactattgtatattttttacagCCGCAACATGGTTTTCATGCCTGCTCTAAACTTGCTTGTGTACAACGTCCTTTTGGGTTATATAAGCACGGAAATCAATCGAATCATTAATG TTTCTACGGCCCAGACAAGTCTTTGGCAGCATATTCCTATTATCGGCCAGATGTTCGCTCCTTTAGAACCTGAAACCCATTATGGAGTGGAATTCGGGGAACGCATGTGGAACTTCAACCTATATATAAACATCTTCCTGCTTCTCCCTGCATTTTTTCAG ATCTATCATATCTCCTTGCTGGTGGCGCTTGTTCTCATGTGGAACTGCTACCTTCACCAGTGTCTGGCTGCTTTCCACCTGAAGATGGTGTGGCACTTGTGGTGGAGCGACCTATGCTGGAGCTACTACGTTCCTCTTGTCTTTTTCGGATTCCTGATGACCATGCTGCACTTTAGTCTGATTATAGCAACCGTGATGTATCAGATGCAGATCGACGGAGATCCAAAGCCCCGGATCCAGCCCGAGGCTCTCCcagagcagcagccacatcccACAGAAAAAATTCAGAAACGGATGCCAGTGGACCAGCCCATTGGGCTCTAG
- the LOC6739119 gene encoding thioredoxin reductase 2, mitochondrial encodes MSTIKFLRSSTHNALRSSLGWCRHAASRPRYNYDLVVLGGGSAGLACAKEAAGCGARVLCFDYVKPTPVGTKWGIGGTCVNVGCIPKKLMHQASLLGEAVHEAVAYGWNVDDKNIRPDWGKLVRSVQNHIKSVNWVTRVDLRDKKVEYVNSMGSFRDSHTIEYVAMPGAEHRQVTSEYVVVAVGGRPRYPDIPGAVELGITSDDIFSYEREPGRTLVVGAGYVGLECACFLKGLGYEPTVMVRSIVLRGFDRQMSELLAAMMTERGIPFLGTTIPKAVERQADGRLLVRYRNTSTQMDGSDVFDTVLWAIGRKGLIEDLNLEAAGVKTHDDKIVVDAAEATSVPHIFAVGDIIYGRPELTPVAILSGRLLARRLFAGSTQLMDYADVATTVFTPLEYSCVGMSEETAIELRGADNIEVFHGYYKPTEFFIPQKSVRHCYLKAVAEVSGDQKILGLHYIGPVAGEVIQGFAAALKSGLTVKTLLNTVGIHPTTAEEFTRLSITKRSGRDPTPASCCS; translated from the coding sequence ATGTCGACGATAAAGTTTCTGCGATCCTCCACACACAACGCACTTCGATCCAGCCTCGGATGGTGCCGCCATGCTGCCTCAAGACCACGCTACAACTACGACCTTGTGGTGCTCGGCGGGGGCTCGGCGGGATTGGCGTGCGCCAAGGAGGCGGCTGGCTGTGGAGCCCGCGTGCTCTGCTTCGACTACGTCAAGCCCACTCCAGTGGGCACCAAGTGGGGCATCGGCGGCACCTGCGTGAACGTGGGCTGCATCCCCAAGAAGCTGATGCACCAGGCCTCGCTACTCGGAGAGGCTGTCCACGAGGCGGTGGCCTACGGCTGGAATGTAGACGACAAGAACATACGGCCCGATTGGGGCAAGTTGGTGCGCTCCGTGCAGAACCACATCAAGTCCGTCAACTGGGTGACCCGCGTGGACCTGCGCGACAAGAAGGTAGAGTACGTCAATTCAATGGGCTCCTTTCGCGACAGCCACACCATCGAGTATGTGGCGATGCCAGGTGCCGAGCACCGCCAAGTGACCTCAGAGTACGTGGTGGTAGCCGTCGGCGGAAGACCACGGTACCCGGACATTCCCGGAGCCGTTGAACTGGGCATCACCAGCGACGATATATTCAGCTACGAGCGAGAGCCGGGTCGTACCCTTGTGGTGGGCGCCGGATACGTTGGTCTCGAGTGCGCCTGTTTCCTCAAGGGACTCGGCTACGAGCCCACTGTCATGGTGCGCTCCATTGTGCTGCGTGGCTTCGATCGCCAGATGTCCGAGCTGCTGGCCGCCATGATGACTGAGCGAGGCATTCCCTTCCTGGGCACCACAATCCCCAAGGCCGTGGAGAGGCAGGCGGACGGACGGCTGCTAGTCCGGTACCGCAACACAAGCACCCAAATGGACGGCAGCGACGTTTTCGACACCGTGCTGTGGGCCATTGGGCGCAAAGGCCTCATCGAGGACCTCAACCTGGAGGCCGCCGGAGTGAAGACTCATGACGACAAGATTGTGGTGGACGCCGCGGAGGCCACCAGCGTGCCTCATATATTTGCAGTTGGGGACATCATATATGGTCGACCAGAGCTAACGCCGGTGGCCATCCTGTCGGGCCGCCTGCTTGCCAGGCGTCTGTTCGCCGGCTCCACGCAGCTGATGGACTATGCCGACGTGGCAACCACAGTTTTTACTCCGCTGGAATACAGTTGCGTCGGCATGTCGGAGGAAACGGCCATCGAACTGCGCGGTGCTGACAACATCGAGGTCTTCCATGGCTACTACAAGCCCACAGAGTTCTTTATTCCCCAGAAGAGCGTGCGTCACTGCTACCTCAAGGCCGTAGCCGAAGTGTCCGGGGACCAGAAGATCCTAGGCCTGCACTACATCGGCCCAGTCGCCGGCGAGGTCATCCAGGGCTTCGCCGCAGCCCTCAAGTCCGGCTTAACCGTGAAGACGCTGCTGAACACGGTGGGAATCCACCCCACCACCGCCGAAGAGTTCACCCGGCTGTCAATCACCAAGCGATCTGGTCGGGATCCTACACCAGCCTCCTGCTGCAGTTAG